The following DNA comes from Myxococcus fulvus.
GCCGGTCACGTCGCGTGCTCCATCCTCGAAGGGGATTGACGAAGCAAGACTAGGGAGACTCCGCTCGGGGCGAATCGCTGGTGGGGCTCACCCTCACCGCCGTCCCCATGAGGGCGGATGAGTCCTCGGGGCGCTCGAGGTCCGCGAGCGCGAACACCATCCGCGTGGCCACGTCCACCTCCGGCGCCACCTGCGTGACGCGGCCCCGCAGCGTCAGGCCGCGCTCCGCCACGTCCACACGCACCACCTGCCCCACCTGCAGCGCGCCCGGTTCGTGCGCGGGCCTGGCGAAGCGGACCTGGAGCTTGCCCTGGCGCAGCAGGTGGACGAGCGGCGCGCCCGCCTTCACCAGCGACGAGGGGTGCACGAAGCGCCCGGCGACCACCCCATCGAACGGCGCGCGAAGCGTGGACTCCGCGACCTTCTGGCGCAGCTGCGCGACGCGCACCTCCTGCTCCTGGACCTTCGCGCGCGCCACGTCCGACTTCGCCAGCTCCATCCGCGCCTCGTAGCGCGCCGTGGAGATCTCCTCCTCGGAGATGGCCATGAGGCGCAGCTGCTCCGGAGAGTCCCTGCGCTTGAGGCGCTCCTCCGCGCGCGCATGCGCCAGCAGGGTGACCTCCAGCTCCGCGCGCAGCGACAGCAGCTCCGCCTCCGCGATGGCCAGCTCCTCGCGCAGGTCCCGCGCATCCATCTGGACCAGGGCGTCACCCTGACGCACCATGACGCCCACCTGGACCTTCACGCTCTCCACGCGCCCGTCCTGCCGGGCCGCCACATCGACGGACTCCTCCGCGATGAGCACCCCCAGCCAGCCCTGCCACCGCGCCCCGCCGCGAGGCCCCGCCGCGGGCGCCTCCACCAGGCCCCTCGTCGAGGGAGCGTCCAGCTGGGAGGACAATCGCTGGCGCAGGGCCACCATCCCGCTCACGAGCGCGACGGCCACCAACCCCACCCCTGCGATGAGCGCGCGGAACCGCATACCGCAACACCATATCTCAAACAGCGCTTCCCACTATAGCCACGGAAAGCCTGTCAGCACCGACCCATGCGAAGGTCAGCCCGGCCCCGCTGGCGCCGGACGCCGCCCCGCGCAAGGGGCGGCGTCCCCTGCCTGGACTACGAGTCGTAACCCGTGTACCCGCGCAGCACGACGACCTTGCGGCTGGCCGGGTAGTACAGCACCGCGAACTGGTTGAACTCGTGGCAGTTGTGGCATGGCACCTCCTGGGTGCCCAGCCACGCCTGCACCTCACCGCCGCCGGTGAACGCGTCGATGGCGGCCAGGAGCGCCGCGCCGTCACCATAGTAGTTCGTGCTCAGCAGGATGCTGTTCGCCAGGCCCG
Coding sequences within:
- a CDS encoding efflux RND transporter periplasmic adaptor subunit yields the protein MRFRALIAGVGLVAVALVSGMVALRQRLSSQLDAPSTRGLVEAPAAGPRGGARWQGWLGVLIAEESVDVAARQDGRVESVKVQVGVMVRQGDALVQMDARDLREELAIAEAELLSLRAELEVTLLAHARAEERLKRRDSPEQLRLMAISEEEISTARYEARMELAKSDVARAKVQEQEVRVAQLRQKVAESTLRAPFDGVVAGRFVHPSSLVKAGAPLVHLLRQGKLQVRFARPAHEPGALQVGQVVRVDVAERGLTLRGRVTQVAPEVDVATRMVFALADLERPEDSSALMGTAVRVSPTSDSPRAESP